A window of the Equus asinus isolate D_3611 breed Donkey chromosome 20, EquAss-T2T_v2, whole genome shotgun sequence genome harbors these coding sequences:
- the LOC106824483 gene encoding zinc finger protein 426-like isoform X1: MATDCLTSCSQDSVSFADVAVHFTQEEWTLLGLTEKNLYRDVMLENYKNLTTVGYQLFKPNVISWLEEEELGTVERVLEEWAIQLKTKDSAIQQVSSEAKASARIEMERIPSGWELYDCEQCGKHFSECSCLETHRRAHDGGNPHDDDQYGKSFLTLQKKTSTGEKLFMLNQLGKAISPTLDIVYWKTSMQGEDFECSDGGKAFADHFYLWAQMRTHNGEKLHERKECGRSFIHSTSVGVHIQTHTGNSHYECNECGKSFKGFHT; encoded by the exons GACTGTTTGACAAGTTGTTCTCAG GACTCAGTTTCCTTTGCCGATGTGGCTGTGCACTTCACTCAAGAGGAGTGGACTTTACTGGGCCTGACTGAGAAAAATTTATACAGAgacgtgatgctggagaactataAGAACCTGACCACAGTAG GGTATCAGTTGTTTAAACCCAATGTGATCTCTTGGTTGGAAGAAGAGGAGTTAGGGACAGTGGAGAGAGTCCTCGAAG aatggGCAATACAACTGAAAACCAAAGACTCAGCAATTCAGCAGGTTAGTTCTGAGGCAAAAGCATCTGCTAGGATAGAAATG GAAAGAATCCCCAGTGGGTGGGAACTCTATGATTGTGAGCAGTGTGGGAAACACTTCAGTGAATGTTCATGCCTTGAGACACACAGGAGAGCTCACGATGGAGGGAACCCTCATGATGATGATCAGTATGGGAAAAGCTTCCTTACTCTGCAGAAGAAAACCTCTACTGGAGAGAAGCTTTTCATGTTGAATCAGTTGGGAAAAGCCATCAGCCCGACTCTAGATATTGTGTACTGGAAAACTAGCATGCAAGGGGAAGACTTTGAATGCAGTGATGGTGGAAAAGCCTTTGCTGATCACTTTTACCTTTGGGCCCAAATGAGAACTCACAATGGAGAAAAACTCCATGAAAGGAAGGAATGTGGGAGATCTTTTATTCACTCCACAAGTGTTGGTGTACATATACAAACTCACACCGGTAATAGTCattatgaatgtaatgaatgtggaaaaTCCTTTAAAGGTTTCCATACCTGA
- the LOC106824483 gene encoding zinc finger protein 426-like isoform X5 yields MATDCLTSCSQDSVSFADVAVHFTQEEWTLLGLTEKNLYRDVMLENYKNLTTVGYQLFKPNVISWLEEEELGTVERVLEEWAIQLKTKDSAIQQVSSEAKASARIEMARLQSLAGRFRMGWITYSWVTFPKALATSVLLFVSTLCLYKFD; encoded by the exons GACTGTTTGACAAGTTGTTCTCAG GACTCAGTTTCCTTTGCCGATGTGGCTGTGCACTTCACTCAAGAGGAGTGGACTTTACTGGGCCTGACTGAGAAAAATTTATACAGAgacgtgatgctggagaactataAGAACCTGACCACAGTAG GGTATCAGTTGTTTAAACCCAATGTGATCTCTTGGTTGGAAGAAGAGGAGTTAGGGACAGTGGAGAGAGTCCTCGAAG aatggGCAATACAACTGAAAACCAAAGACTCAGCAATTCAGCAGGTTAGTTCTGAGGCAAAAGCATCTGCTAGGATAGAAATG gccaggctgcagTCACTGGCAGGTCGCTTTCGCATGGGCTGGATCACCTACTCTTGGGTCACATTCCCAAAG GCCCTGGCAACCTCcgttctactttttgtctctacaCTTTGTCTCTACAAGTTTGATTAA
- the LOC106824483 gene encoding zinc finger protein 426-like isoform X8 — MATDCLTSCSQDSVSFADVAVHFTQEEWTLLGLTEKNLYRDVMLENYKNLTTVGYQLFKPNVISWLEEEELGTVERVLEEWAIQLKTKDSAIQQ; from the exons GACTGTTTGACAAGTTGTTCTCAG GACTCAGTTTCCTTTGCCGATGTGGCTGTGCACTTCACTCAAGAGGAGTGGACTTTACTGGGCCTGACTGAGAAAAATTTATACAGAgacgtgatgctggagaactataAGAACCTGACCACAGTAG GGTATCAGTTGTTTAAACCCAATGTGATCTCTTGGTTGGAAGAAGAGGAGTTAGGGACAGTGGAGAGAGTCCTCGAAG aatggGCAATACAACTGAAAACCAAAGACTCAGCAATTCAGCAG TGA
- the LOC106824486 gene encoding olfactory receptor 7D4-like produces the protein MESRNHTEISEFLLLGLSEDPALQPLLFGVFLSMYLVTVLGNLLIILAISSDSQLHTPMYFFLSNLSFVDICFISTTVLKMLVNIQTQNKNISYRRCLTQMYFFMVFGGMDNFLLTVMAYDRFVAICHPLHYTVIMNPRLCGLLILISWVIIFCISLLHILLMVRLTFRIGTEIPHFFCELAQVLKLACSDTFINDISLYVAMALLCVFPLTGILFSYSQIVSSLMKMASTEGRYKAFSTCGSHLSVVSLFYGTGLGVYLSSAVTHSSKRTSIASVVYTVVTPMLNPFIYSLRNRDVKRALGRLLSQAASCL, from the coding sequence ATGGAATCAAGAAACCACACAGAAATATCAGAATTCCTCCTCCTGGGTCTCTCAGAGGATCCTGCACTGCAGCCCCTGCTCTTTGGAGTGTTCCTGTCCATGTACCTGGTCACCGTGCTCGGGAACCTGCTCATCATCCTGGCCATCAGCTCTGACTCCCagctccacacccccatgtactttttcctctccaacctgTCCTTTGTGGACATCTGCTTCATCTCCACCACTGTTCTGAAGATGCTAGTGAACATccagacacaaaacaaaaacatctccTACAGAAGATGTCTCACTcagatgtatttttttatggtttttggTGGAATGGATAATTTCCTGCTgactgtgatggcctatgaccggttTGTGGCCATCTGTCACCCACTGCACTACACGGTCATCATGAACCCACGCCTCTGTGGCCTCTTGATTCTGATATCTTGGgtcattattttctgtatttccctgCTTCATATTCTACTGATGGTGCGGCTGACCTTCCGTATAGGCACTGAAATTCCACATTTCTTCTGTGAACTGGCTCAGGTTCTCAAATTAGCCTGCTCTGACACCTTCATCAATGACATATCTTTATATGTGGCCATGGcccttttgtgtgtgtttcctcTGACGGGGATCCTGTTCTCCTACTCTCAAATTGTCTCATCCTTAATGAAGATGGCCTCCACTGAGGGCAGGTATAAAGCATTTTCTACTTGTGGGTCTCACCTCTCTGTGGTCTCCTTGTTCTATGGGACAGGTCTGGGGGTCTACCTCAGTTCTGCTGTGACCCATTCTTCCAAGAGAACCTCAATCGCCTCAGTGGTGTACACCGTGGtcacccccatgctgaaccccttcatctacagcctgaggaacagggATGTGAAGAGGGCCCTGGGaaggctcctcagccaagcagcCTCTTGTCTGTGA
- the LOC106824483 gene encoding zinc finger protein 426-like isoform X7, which produces MATDCLTSCSQDSVSFADVAVHFTQEEWTLLGLTEKNLYRDVMLENYKNLTTVGYQLFKPNVISWLEEEELGTVERVLEEWAIQLKTKDSAIQQARLQSLAGRFRMGWITYSWVTFPKALATSVLLFVSTLCLYKFD; this is translated from the exons GACTGTTTGACAAGTTGTTCTCAG GACTCAGTTTCCTTTGCCGATGTGGCTGTGCACTTCACTCAAGAGGAGTGGACTTTACTGGGCCTGACTGAGAAAAATTTATACAGAgacgtgatgctggagaactataAGAACCTGACCACAGTAG GGTATCAGTTGTTTAAACCCAATGTGATCTCTTGGTTGGAAGAAGAGGAGTTAGGGACAGTGGAGAGAGTCCTCGAAG aatggGCAATACAACTGAAAACCAAAGACTCAGCAATTCAGCAG gccaggctgcagTCACTGGCAGGTCGCTTTCGCATGGGCTGGATCACCTACTCTTGGGTCACATTCCCAAAG GCCCTGGCAACCTCcgttctactttttgtctctacaCTTTGTCTCTACAAGTTTGATTAA
- the LOC106824483 gene encoding zinc finger protein 426-like isoform X4, translated as MATDCLTSCSQDSVSFADVAVHFTQEEWTLLGLTEKNLYRDVMLENYKNLTTVGYQLFKPNVISWLEEEELGTVERVLEEWAIQLKTKDSAIQQVSSEAKASARIEMARLQSLAGRFRMGWITYSWVTFPKVRMLQWVVCTHGGSTTSQAWCLHIG; from the exons GACTGTTTGACAAGTTGTTCTCAG GACTCAGTTTCCTTTGCCGATGTGGCTGTGCACTTCACTCAAGAGGAGTGGACTTTACTGGGCCTGACTGAGAAAAATTTATACAGAgacgtgatgctggagaactataAGAACCTGACCACAGTAG GGTATCAGTTGTTTAAACCCAATGTGATCTCTTGGTTGGAAGAAGAGGAGTTAGGGACAGTGGAGAGAGTCCTCGAAG aatggGCAATACAACTGAAAACCAAAGACTCAGCAATTCAGCAGGTTAGTTCTGAGGCAAAAGCATCTGCTAGGATAGAAATG gccaggctgcagTCACTGGCAGGTCGCTTTCGCATGGGCTGGATCACCTACTCTTGGGTCACATTCCCAAAGGTGAGGATGCTTCAGTGGGTGGTTTGCACTCATGGGGGCAGCACCACCTCTCAGGCATGGTGCCTTCACATTGGCTGA
- the LOC106824483 gene encoding zinc finger protein 266-like isoform X3 — translation MLENYKNLTTVGYQLFKPNVISWLEEEELGTVERVLEEWAIQLKTKDSAIQQVSSEAKASARIEMERIPSGWELYDCEQCGKHFSECSCLETHRRAHDGGNPHDDDQYGKSFLTLQKKTSTGEKLFMLNQLGKAISPTLDIVYWKTSMQGEDFECSDGGKAFADHFYLWAQMRTHNGEKLHERKECGRSFIHSTSVGVHIQTHTGNSHYECNECGKSFKGFHT, via the exons atgctggagaactataAGAACCTGACCACAGTAG GGTATCAGTTGTTTAAACCCAATGTGATCTCTTGGTTGGAAGAAGAGGAGTTAGGGACAGTGGAGAGAGTCCTCGAAG aatggGCAATACAACTGAAAACCAAAGACTCAGCAATTCAGCAGGTTAGTTCTGAGGCAAAAGCATCTGCTAGGATAGAAATG GAAAGAATCCCCAGTGGGTGGGAACTCTATGATTGTGAGCAGTGTGGGAAACACTTCAGTGAATGTTCATGCCTTGAGACACACAGGAGAGCTCACGATGGAGGGAACCCTCATGATGATGATCAGTATGGGAAAAGCTTCCTTACTCTGCAGAAGAAAACCTCTACTGGAGAGAAGCTTTTCATGTTGAATCAGTTGGGAAAAGCCATCAGCCCGACTCTAGATATTGTGTACTGGAAAACTAGCATGCAAGGGGAAGACTTTGAATGCAGTGATGGTGGAAAAGCCTTTGCTGATCACTTTTACCTTTGGGCCCAAATGAGAACTCACAATGGAGAAAAACTCCATGAAAGGAAGGAATGTGGGAGATCTTTTATTCACTCCACAAGTGTTGGTGTACATATACAAACTCACACCGGTAATAGTCattatgaatgtaatgaatgtggaaaaTCCTTTAAAGGTTTCCATACCTGA
- the LOC106824483 gene encoding zinc finger protein 426-like isoform X6, with protein MATDCLTSCSQDSVSFADVAVHFTQEEWTLLGLTEKNLYRDVMLENYKNLTTVGYQLFKPNVISWLEEEELGTVERVLEEWAIQLKTKDSAIQQARLQSLAGRFRMGWITYSWVTFPKVRMLQWVVCTHGGSTTSQAWCLHIG; from the exons GACTGTTTGACAAGTTGTTCTCAG GACTCAGTTTCCTTTGCCGATGTGGCTGTGCACTTCACTCAAGAGGAGTGGACTTTACTGGGCCTGACTGAGAAAAATTTATACAGAgacgtgatgctggagaactataAGAACCTGACCACAGTAG GGTATCAGTTGTTTAAACCCAATGTGATCTCTTGGTTGGAAGAAGAGGAGTTAGGGACAGTGGAGAGAGTCCTCGAAG aatggGCAATACAACTGAAAACCAAAGACTCAGCAATTCAGCAG gccaggctgcagTCACTGGCAGGTCGCTTTCGCATGGGCTGGATCACCTACTCTTGGGTCACATTCCCAAAGGTGAGGATGCTTCAGTGGGTGGTTTGCACTCATGGGGGCAGCACCACCTCTCAGGCATGGTGCCTTCACATTGGCTGA
- the LOC106824483 gene encoding zinc finger protein 426-like isoform X2: protein MATDCLTSCSQDSVSFADVAVHFTQEEWTLLGLTEKNLYRDVMLENYKNLTTVGYQLFKPNVISWLEEEELGTVERVLEEWAIQLKTKDSAIQQERIPSGWELYDCEQCGKHFSECSCLETHRRAHDGGNPHDDDQYGKSFLTLQKKTSTGEKLFMLNQLGKAISPTLDIVYWKTSMQGEDFECSDGGKAFADHFYLWAQMRTHNGEKLHERKECGRSFIHSTSVGVHIQTHTGNSHYECNECGKSFKGFHT, encoded by the exons GACTGTTTGACAAGTTGTTCTCAG GACTCAGTTTCCTTTGCCGATGTGGCTGTGCACTTCACTCAAGAGGAGTGGACTTTACTGGGCCTGACTGAGAAAAATTTATACAGAgacgtgatgctggagaactataAGAACCTGACCACAGTAG GGTATCAGTTGTTTAAACCCAATGTGATCTCTTGGTTGGAAGAAGAGGAGTTAGGGACAGTGGAGAGAGTCCTCGAAG aatggGCAATACAACTGAAAACCAAAGACTCAGCAATTCAGCAG GAAAGAATCCCCAGTGGGTGGGAACTCTATGATTGTGAGCAGTGTGGGAAACACTTCAGTGAATGTTCATGCCTTGAGACACACAGGAGAGCTCACGATGGAGGGAACCCTCATGATGATGATCAGTATGGGAAAAGCTTCCTTACTCTGCAGAAGAAAACCTCTACTGGAGAGAAGCTTTTCATGTTGAATCAGTTGGGAAAAGCCATCAGCCCGACTCTAGATATTGTGTACTGGAAAACTAGCATGCAAGGGGAAGACTTTGAATGCAGTGATGGTGGAAAAGCCTTTGCTGATCACTTTTACCTTTGGGCCCAAATGAGAACTCACAATGGAGAAAAACTCCATGAAAGGAAGGAATGTGGGAGATCTTTTATTCACTCCACAAGTGTTGGTGTACATATACAAACTCACACCGGTAATAGTCattatgaatgtaatgaatgtggaaaaTCCTTTAAAGGTTTCCATACCTGA